A genome region from Procambarus clarkii isolate CNS0578487 chromosome 78, FALCON_Pclarkii_2.0, whole genome shotgun sequence includes the following:
- the LOC123746000 gene encoding alpha-protein kinase 1 isoform X3: MNSMHNSFGGSGGYPGPYPGYVPPPAALPYYNGYPGDLTQVSSPYYGKPTAVPPGYSSGMGSYSAPPINNSSMYYQQYGLGYQYGYTKYGLGSGLGSSLGSNLGYSSELAGASGITPPSLGGLQAPTTDLGLTGSMFSKGKFSGGQGSPSPLTSGLGHGSSSSLLSPVTSTPPSPGPHNLTGGLAGTGATPSPPVDVIESKKDLDKMRRCQVCGQVFRLMSECLAHMKSVHAVHEPPLSMYSLQHGAGGHLTQSLSSSTSSGVPSSLSSSLGPPNNSRTGGVGAPDSPLMALERMGWGEKQGLLPSLHAPPSPLTPAYTPAPAVTPGPQHPSTQHLSTQRLSTQHPSSTHHSSQHSSQHPSTQHPASQTPPASHSLMEANHGDHHSTRTPISSLSMTYSMRADPHVSQAQIRHAFPACSVPENLPVNDSRTEAALSSNYMKPRKSSSYSVSSIIGETSERVSERGSALSQESPNSYTGQSPSRRQQSPATRPVVTEVYEQHNSVSEQVQDNHCSHAGSRISSEEYSVPEREMSQKDQIMSNELHKRQQQHHQQIHHHQQQQQQQQQQQQQQQQQQHHHHHQQQQQKHQQQQSEGQKSLLVSHGIIDRQPEEQKTASLDDKKDMPEDLSQNASTSPSHTHPALSSHRMSRDDTPREHEEIHCDKQDSKTQQSRHQEDTLESPRINSSPQPKEEEQINTTIFKQEPSPQDGLNQEPIVHSDGVASAPREQSQQQRKQSWSPAQPQTYGQMTQQQQQTSYQQSEQQQQHSQPPQQPAQQQSPQQQHQQPTQQHQQTAQHQHSPQQLQQSPQMHQSSQQHQQPPQAQQPQQQHQQPAQQQQPQQHHPPQQRQSQQQSYPGWSGSVGSGYSGPGAQYAYGYSQGNSVQSSTGSSHSQPPMAAHKSSNYHPMQNNYSTPYAGPPGTGYPTDLASRGASGQQGYPQSLWYTAGGARMDSKTGWNLWTSQVHQSSGFPQSYGPYSYPSPSQQQQKSQIPSQLQQPSQQQHPQSSQHTQASQKQSQQAQAPPQPQQVLQSQQGQIQPQTPQPAQSQPSQPQTPAPPQAHTQHPQPPAQQPKPSPQHPQLPQQSQLASQSDSQHQEARAQPPDSQHEEVPLQELAQQEQTEDEQSQQEQALQEQAQQEQAQLEQVQLEQVQLEQAQLEQARQEQVKQEQIKQEQVKQEQARQEQARQEQARQEQARQEQAQQEQARQEQARQEQAQHEQTQQEQAQKEQAQDVQVKQEPIQLEQTQQEETQQEETQQEEMQQEEAQQEESKQEQNQQVQIKQEENQKVQIKQEQSQPVQIKQEQNQQVQIKQEPIEEEQQPTSHIVEEESDSFKQKLVENNNAYQHQEDLSIATNNTHPKKPLYKIGPRSRTLAAKQYSQIDDLDDYKCTITVHENGSVNGYGVLPTHPLAIKSNSQSCDSSDSEVNSEDGTPTFVQLRPAKRRRKSQSREGVFIGPKRIKQARLVRERQERRHRSLQERLRQTELEEEIQAIRVEKSSEEDGPLGNMLVQSSIILADAHMEEQDNVEQCIASIKAHQLAISSSENNNDLENCDKSSLNASGQVIGKKSKKSHTSKVFHNENSVIIKHLPPTVSKRKLRAKDFKWSHYIKSMRYWCSDCGHGFKNQKEVSSHSEDKCKWNCLYMLECYVIVKDVQSHPHYGPKVQELLEEYQVDGQHKCKTCGEIIARKADFLVHVDSHKDFMPWECTICGTRFKIRGSLKEHLRYTHMKGRVPCLKCNKVFPTSTLLRQHVK; this comes from the coding sequence ATGAACTCAATGCACAACAGTTTTGGTGGGTCTGGAGGGTACCCGGGGCCCTACCCTGGCTATGTGCCACCCCCAGCTGCCCTCCCCTACTATAACGGCTACCCAGGTGACCTGACTCAAGTATCCAGCCCCTATTATGGCAAGCCAACTGCCGTCCCTCCAGGTTATTCCTCAGGCATGGGCAGCTACTCTGCTCCACCCATCAATAACTCTTCTATGTACTATCAGCAGTATGGGCTGGGTTACCAGTATGGCTACACAAAATATGGTCTGGGTTCGGGGCTGGGCTCAAGCCTGGGCTCCAATCTTGGCTATTCTTCAGAGCTTGCAGGAGCCTCTGGCATCACCCCACCATCCCTGGGGGGTCTGCAGGCTCCCACCACAGACTTAGGGCTAACTGGCTCCATGTTTTCTAAAGGGAAGTTTAGTGGAGGGCAAGGAAGTCCTTCACCTCTGACCAGTGGATTGGGCCATGGAAGTTCTTCATCTCTTCTGTCACCTGTTACTTCTACTCCTCCatcaccaggtccacacaacttaACAGGTGGTCTTGCGGGTACTGGAGCAACACCAAGCCCACCAGTAGATGTCATTGAATCCAAGAAAGATTTAGACAAAATGCGGCGGTGTCAGGTCTGTGGTCAGGTGTTCCGTCTGATGAGTGAATGCTTAGCACATATGAAATCTGTTCATGCAGTACATGAACCACCTCTCAGTATGTACAGCTTGCAACATGGTGCAGGGGGTCATCTAACACAgtctctctcctcctctacatCCTCTGGAGTTCCATCATCCCTGTCATCTAGTTTAGGCCCTCCAAACAACTCAAGAACAGGTGGAGTGGGTGCTCCAGACAGCCCTCTTATGGCATTAGAGCGTATGGGATGGGGTGAAAAACAGGGCCTACTTCCCTCGTTGCATGCACCCCCATCTCCCCTTACCCCTGCCTACACCCCTGCCCCTGCTGTCACCCCCGGGCCACaacacccgtccacccagcacctgtCCACCCAGCGCTTGTCAACGCAACATCCATCAAGCACACACCATTCATCCCAGCATTCTTCTCAACACCCATCCACCCAGCACCCAGCCTCCCAGACCCCACCTGCTTCACACTCTTTGATGGAGGCCAATCATGGTGACCACCATAGCACCAGAACCCCTATAAGTAGCCTATCCATGACATACTCTATGAGAGCTGACCCACATGTATCTCAGGCCCAGATTAGGCATGCTTTTCCTGCCTGTTCTGTGCCAGAAAACCTCCCTGTGAATGATTCAAGAACAGAGGCAGCCTTGAGCTCAAATTATATGAAGCCTCGTAAAAGCAGCTCTTACTCGGTATCTAGCATCATTGGAGAAACCAGCGAGAGAGTAAGTGAGAGAGGGAGTGCTCTCTCCCAAGAATCTCCCAATAGCTACACAGGCCAAAGTCCATCAAGAAGACAGCAGTCCCCTGCCACAAGACCAGTAGTAACGGAGGTGTATGAACAGCATAATAGTGTTTCTGAACAAGTGCAAGATAACCATTGCTCACACGCTGGCTCTCGGATATCCAGTGAAGAATACTCAGTACCGGAGAGAGAAATGTCTCAGAAGGATCAAATAATGTCCAATGAACTACATAAACGTCAGCAACAGCATCATCAGCAgatccaccatcatcaacaacagcagcagcaacaacagcagcaacaacagcagcagcaacaacagcaacatcatcatcatcatcaacagcagcaacaaaagCATCAACAGCAGCAATCTGAAGGACAAAAGAGCTTACTAGTATCTCATGGCATTATTGATAGACAACCTGAAGAACAGAAAACTGCTTCTTTAGATGATAAAAAAGATATGCCTGAGGACTTGTCACAGAATGCCTCAACCTCTCCATCACATACTCACCCAGCTCTCTCTTCACATCGCATGTCCAGGGATGACACCCCACGTGAACATGAAGAAATCCATTGCGACAAGCAAGATAGTAAAACCCAACAAAGCCGACACCAAGAAGACACTCTCGAGTCCCCTCGAATTAACTCCTCTCCACAGCCAAAGGAAGAGGAGCAAATTAATACTACAATTTTTAAGCAGGAACCAAGTCCACAGGATGGTTTGAATCAGGAGCCCATAGTCCACTCTGATGGAGTTGCTTCGGCACCAAGGGAACAGAGTCAGCAACAACGAAAACAGTCGTGGAGTCCAGCACAACCACAAACCTATGGGCAAAtgacacaacagcagcagcaaacaAGTTATCAGCAGAgtgaacagcagcaacaacactcacagccaccacaacagcctgcacagcaacagtcgccccaacaacagcaccagcaaccaacacagcagcatcagcagacaGCACAgcaccaacattcaccacaacagctgcagcaatctCCACAAATGCATCAGTCTtcacaacagcaccaacagccaCCACAggcacaacagccacaacaacagcaccaacaaccagcacagcagcaacagccacaacagcaccacccccCTCAACAACGCCAATCACAACAACAGAGTTATCCTGGCTGGTCTGGCAGTGTAGGGTCAGGGTACTCTGGACCTGGTGCTCAATACGCTTATGGATATTCTCAGGGTAACAGTGTTCAAAGCAGCACAGGAAGTTCACATTCCCAGCCTCCAATGGCAGCACACAAGTCATCAAATTATCACCCGATGCAAAATAATTACTCCACACCATATGCAGGTCCACCAGGTACAGGCTACCCCACAGATTTAGCCAGTAGAGGAGCATCAGGGCAACAGGGCTATCCTCAGAGTCTGTGGTACACTGCTGGAGGTGCACGTATGGATTCCAAAACCGGATGGAATCTTTGGACTAGCCAAGTTCATCAATCTTCGGGTTTTCCGCAATCATATGGTCCTTATTCTTACCCTTCTCCCAGTCAGCAACAGCAAAAATCACAGATTCCATCACAGTTGCAGCAACCATCACAGCAGCAACACCCACAGTCATCACAACATACACAAGCATCACAGAAGCAATCACAGCAAGCTCAAGCACCACCCCAGCCACAACAAGTGCTGCAGTCACAGCAGGGTCAGAtacaaccacaaacaccacagcctGCTCAGTCACAGCCATCTCAGCCACaaactccagcaccaccacaggctcATACCCAACATCCACAACCACCAGCTCAACAACCTAAACCATCTCCACAACATCCACAGCTGCCCCAACAATCCCAGCTGGCTTCGCAGTCCGACTCACAACACCAAGAAGCTCGGGCCCAACCACCAGATAGCCAACATGAAGAGGTGCCTCTGCAGGAACTGGCCCAGCAAGAACAAACTGAGGATGAACAATCCCAGCAGGAACAAGCTCTGCAGGAACAAGCCCAGCAAGAACAAGCTCAGCTGGAACAAGTTCAGCTGGAACAAGTTCAGCTGGAACAAGCTCAGCTGGAACAAGCTCGACAGGAGCAAGTCAAGCAGGAGCAAATCAAGCAGGAGCAAGTCAAGCAGGAACAAGCCCGACAGGAACAAGCCCGACAGGAACAAGCCCGGCAGGAACAAGCCCGGCAGGAACAAGCCCAGCAGGAACAAGCCCGGCAGGAACAAGCCCGGCAGGAGCAAGCCCAGCATGAGCAAACCCAGCAGGAACAAGCCCAGAAGGAGCAAGCCCAAGATGTACAAGTCAAGCAGGAACCAATACAGCTGGAGCAAACCCAACAGGAAGAAACTCAGCAGGAAGAAACCCAGCAGGAAGAAATGCAGCAGGAAGAAGCCCAGCAGGAAGAAAGTAAACAAGAACAAAATCAGCAAGTACAGATTAAACAGGAAGAAAATCAGAAAGTACAGATTAAACAGGAACAAAGTCAGCCGGTGCAGATTAAGCAGGAACAAAATCAGCAGGTGCAGATTAAGCAGGAACCTATTGAGGAGGAGCAGCAACCAACCAGTCACATTGTGGAGGAGGAAAGTGACAGCTTCAAACAAAAGTTAGTTGAGAATAACAATGCATACCAACACCAGGAAGACCTTTCCATTGCCACAAATAATACTCATCCCAAGAAACCTTTGTATAAAATTGGCCCTAGAAGTAGAACCCTTGCTGCTAAACAATATAGTCAAATAGATGATCTAGATGATTATAAATGTACCATAACAGTGCATGAAAATGGTTCGGTTAATGGTTATGGTGTTTTGCCCACTCATCCTCTGGCAATCAAAAGTAATTCCCAGTCTTGTGATTCATCCGATAGCGAAGTTAACAGTGAAGATGGTACTCCAACTTTTGTGCAGCTCAGACCTGCCAAGCGGCGTCGGAAAAGCCAGAGCCGTGAGGGAGTGTTCATTGGGCCGAAACGTATAAAGCAGGCTCGCCTTGTGCGCGAACGACAAGAACGTCGTCATCGTAGTCTCCAAGAACGGCTACGACAGACAGAATTAGAAGAAGAAATACAAGCAATAAGAGTGGAGAAATCGAGTGAGGAAGATGGTCCACTAGGCAACATGTTAGTTCAGTCATCCATAATCTTGGCAGATGCCCATATGGAGGAGCAAGATAATGTAGAACAATGCATTGCCTCGATCAAAGCCCATCAGCTGGCTATTAGCTCTTCAGAAAATAATAATGACCTAGAAAATTGTGATAAATCATCCTTAAATGCATCTGGACAAGTAATTGGAAAAAAATCTAAGAAATCACACACTAGTAAGGTGTTCCATAATGAAAACTCTGTGATCATCAAGCACCTTCCTCCCACAGTGTCTAAACGGAAACTTAGGGCCAAAGACTTTAAGTGGAGTCATTACATCAAATCTATGAGGTATTGGTGTAGTGACTGTGGCCATGGATTTAAAAACCAGAAGGAAGTTTCTTCGCATTCAGAAGACAAGTGCAAGTGGAATTGTCTCTACATGCTTGAGTGCTACGTCATTGTTAAAGATGTTCAGTCTCATCCACATTATGGACCCAAG
- the LOC123746000 gene encoding trichohyalin isoform X1, producing MNSMHNSFGGSGGYPGPYPGYVPPPAALPYYNGYPGDLTQVSSPYYGKPTAVPPGYSSGMGSYSAPPINNSSMYYQQYGLGYQYGYTKYGLGSGLGSSLGSNLGYSSELAGASGITPPSLGGLQAPTTDLGLTGSMFSKGKFSGGQGSPSPLTSGLGHGSSSSLLSPVTSTPPSPGPHNLTGGLAGTGATPSPPVDVIESKKDLDKMRRCQVCGQVFRLMSECLAHMKSVHAVHEPPLSMYSLQHGAGGHLTQSLSSSTSSGVPSSLSSSLGPPNNSRTGGVGAPDSPLMALERMGWGEKQGLLPSLHAPPSPLTPAYTPAPAVTPGPQHPSTQHLSTQRLSTQHPSSTHHSSQHSSQHPSTQHPASQTPPASHSLMEANHGDHHSTRTPISSLSMTYSMRADPHVSQAQIRHAFPACSVPENLPVNDSRTEAALSSNYMKPRKSSSYSVSSIIGETSERVSERGSALSQESPNSYTGQSPSRRQQSPATRPVVTEVYEQHNSVSEQVQDNHCSHAGSRISSEEYSVPEREMSQKDQIMSNELHKRQQQHHQQIHHHQQQQQQQQQQQQQQQQQQHHHHHQQQQQKHQQQQSEGQKSLLVSHGIIDRQPEEQKTASLDDKKDMPEDLSQNASTSPSHTHPALSSHRMSRDDTPREHEEIHCDKQDSKTQQSRHQEDTLESPRINSSPQPKEEEQINTTIFKQEPSPQDGLNQEPIVHSDGVASAPREQSQQQRKQSWSPAQPQTYGQMTQQQQQTSYQQSEQQQQHSQPPQQPAQQQSPQQQHQQPTQQHQQTAQHQHSPQQLQQSPQMHQSSQQHQQPPQAQQPQQQHQQPAQQQQPQQHHPPQQRQSQQQSYPGWSGSVGSGYSGPGAQYAYGYSQGNSVQSSTGSSHSQPPMAAHKSSNYHPMQNNYSTPYAGPPGTGYPTDLASRGASGQQGYPQSLWYTAGGARMDSKTGWNLWTSQVHQSSGFPQSYGPYSYPSPSQQQQKSQIPSQLQQPSQQQHPQSSQHTQASQKQSQQAQAPPQPQQVLQSQQGQIQPQTPQPAQSQPSQPQTPAPPQAHTQHPQPPAQQPKPSPQHPQLPQQSQLASQSDSQHQEARAQPPDSQHEEVPLQELAQQEQTEDEQSQQEQALQEQAQQEQAQLEQVQLEQVQLEQAQLEQARQEQVKQEQIKQEQVKQEQARQEQARQEQARQEQARQEQAQQEQARQEQARQEQAQHEQTQQEQAQKEQAQDVQVKQEPIQLEQTQQEETQQEETQQEEMQQEEAQQEESKQEQNQQVQIKQEENQKVQIKQEQSQPVQIKQEQNQQVQIKQEPIEEEQQPTSHIVEEESDSFKQKLVENNNAYQHQEDLSIATNNTHPKKPLYKIGPRSRTLAAKQYSQIDDLDDYKCTITVHENGSVNGYGVLPTHPLAIKSNSQSCDSSDSEVNSEDGTPTFVQLRPAKRRRKSQSREGVFIGPKRIKQARLVRERQERRHRSLQERLRQTELEEEIQAIRVEKSSEEDGPLGNMLVQSSIILADAHMEEQDNVEQCIASIKAHQLAISSSENNNDLENCDKSSLNASGQVIGKKSKKSHTSKVFHNENSVIIKHLPPTVSKRKLRAKDFKWSHYIKSMRYWCSDCGHGFKNQKEVSSHSEDKCKWNCLYMLECYVIVKDVQSHPHYGPKVQELLEEYQVDGQHKCKTCGEIIARKADFLVHVDSHKDFMPWECTICGTRFKIRGSLKEHLRYTHMKGRVPCLKCNKVFPTSTLLRQHVKVHTQHYKYKSTKNRDDELKAAMEATAGALDPDAEVVEDEVEKLSDEANEYRNWCKLMELNAMKNIGVNTNTPPSEEKKKIGTSS from the coding sequence ATGAACTCAATGCACAACAGTTTTGGTGGGTCTGGAGGGTACCCGGGGCCCTACCCTGGCTATGTGCCACCCCCAGCTGCCCTCCCCTACTATAACGGCTACCCAGGTGACCTGACTCAAGTATCCAGCCCCTATTATGGCAAGCCAACTGCCGTCCCTCCAGGTTATTCCTCAGGCATGGGCAGCTACTCTGCTCCACCCATCAATAACTCTTCTATGTACTATCAGCAGTATGGGCTGGGTTACCAGTATGGCTACACAAAATATGGTCTGGGTTCGGGGCTGGGCTCAAGCCTGGGCTCCAATCTTGGCTATTCTTCAGAGCTTGCAGGAGCCTCTGGCATCACCCCACCATCCCTGGGGGGTCTGCAGGCTCCCACCACAGACTTAGGGCTAACTGGCTCCATGTTTTCTAAAGGGAAGTTTAGTGGAGGGCAAGGAAGTCCTTCACCTCTGACCAGTGGATTGGGCCATGGAAGTTCTTCATCTCTTCTGTCACCTGTTACTTCTACTCCTCCatcaccaggtccacacaacttaACAGGTGGTCTTGCGGGTACTGGAGCAACACCAAGCCCACCAGTAGATGTCATTGAATCCAAGAAAGATTTAGACAAAATGCGGCGGTGTCAGGTCTGTGGTCAGGTGTTCCGTCTGATGAGTGAATGCTTAGCACATATGAAATCTGTTCATGCAGTACATGAACCACCTCTCAGTATGTACAGCTTGCAACATGGTGCAGGGGGTCATCTAACACAgtctctctcctcctctacatCCTCTGGAGTTCCATCATCCCTGTCATCTAGTTTAGGCCCTCCAAACAACTCAAGAACAGGTGGAGTGGGTGCTCCAGACAGCCCTCTTATGGCATTAGAGCGTATGGGATGGGGTGAAAAACAGGGCCTACTTCCCTCGTTGCATGCACCCCCATCTCCCCTTACCCCTGCCTACACCCCTGCCCCTGCTGTCACCCCCGGGCCACaacacccgtccacccagcacctgtCCACCCAGCGCTTGTCAACGCAACATCCATCAAGCACACACCATTCATCCCAGCATTCTTCTCAACACCCATCCACCCAGCACCCAGCCTCCCAGACCCCACCTGCTTCACACTCTTTGATGGAGGCCAATCATGGTGACCACCATAGCACCAGAACCCCTATAAGTAGCCTATCCATGACATACTCTATGAGAGCTGACCCACATGTATCTCAGGCCCAGATTAGGCATGCTTTTCCTGCCTGTTCTGTGCCAGAAAACCTCCCTGTGAATGATTCAAGAACAGAGGCAGCCTTGAGCTCAAATTATATGAAGCCTCGTAAAAGCAGCTCTTACTCGGTATCTAGCATCATTGGAGAAACCAGCGAGAGAGTAAGTGAGAGAGGGAGTGCTCTCTCCCAAGAATCTCCCAATAGCTACACAGGCCAAAGTCCATCAAGAAGACAGCAGTCCCCTGCCACAAGACCAGTAGTAACGGAGGTGTATGAACAGCATAATAGTGTTTCTGAACAAGTGCAAGATAACCATTGCTCACACGCTGGCTCTCGGATATCCAGTGAAGAATACTCAGTACCGGAGAGAGAAATGTCTCAGAAGGATCAAATAATGTCCAATGAACTACATAAACGTCAGCAACAGCATCATCAGCAgatccaccatcatcaacaacagcagcagcaacaacagcagcaacaacagcagcagcaacaacagcaacatcatcatcatcatcaacagcagcaacaaaagCATCAACAGCAGCAATCTGAAGGACAAAAGAGCTTACTAGTATCTCATGGCATTATTGATAGACAACCTGAAGAACAGAAAACTGCTTCTTTAGATGATAAAAAAGATATGCCTGAGGACTTGTCACAGAATGCCTCAACCTCTCCATCACATACTCACCCAGCTCTCTCTTCACATCGCATGTCCAGGGATGACACCCCACGTGAACATGAAGAAATCCATTGCGACAAGCAAGATAGTAAAACCCAACAAAGCCGACACCAAGAAGACACTCTCGAGTCCCCTCGAATTAACTCCTCTCCACAGCCAAAGGAAGAGGAGCAAATTAATACTACAATTTTTAAGCAGGAACCAAGTCCACAGGATGGTTTGAATCAGGAGCCCATAGTCCACTCTGATGGAGTTGCTTCGGCACCAAGGGAACAGAGTCAGCAACAACGAAAACAGTCGTGGAGTCCAGCACAACCACAAACCTATGGGCAAAtgacacaacagcagcagcaaacaAGTTATCAGCAGAgtgaacagcagcaacaacactcacagccaccacaacagcctgcacagcaacagtcgccccaacaacagcaccagcaaccaacacagcagcatcagcagacaGCACAgcaccaacattcaccacaacagctgcagcaatctCCACAAATGCATCAGTCTtcacaacagcaccaacagccaCCACAggcacaacagccacaacaacagcaccaacaaccagcacagcagcaacagccacaacagcaccacccccCTCAACAACGCCAATCACAACAACAGAGTTATCCTGGCTGGTCTGGCAGTGTAGGGTCAGGGTACTCTGGACCTGGTGCTCAATACGCTTATGGATATTCTCAGGGTAACAGTGTTCAAAGCAGCACAGGAAGTTCACATTCCCAGCCTCCAATGGCAGCACACAAGTCATCAAATTATCACCCGATGCAAAATAATTACTCCACACCATATGCAGGTCCACCAGGTACAGGCTACCCCACAGATTTAGCCAGTAGAGGAGCATCAGGGCAACAGGGCTATCCTCAGAGTCTGTGGTACACTGCTGGAGGTGCACGTATGGATTCCAAAACCGGATGGAATCTTTGGACTAGCCAAGTTCATCAATCTTCGGGTTTTCCGCAATCATATGGTCCTTATTCTTACCCTTCTCCCAGTCAGCAACAGCAAAAATCACAGATTCCATCACAGTTGCAGCAACCATCACAGCAGCAACACCCACAGTCATCACAACATACACAAGCATCACAGAAGCAATCACAGCAAGCTCAAGCACCACCCCAGCCACAACAAGTGCTGCAGTCACAGCAGGGTCAGAtacaaccacaaacaccacagcctGCTCAGTCACAGCCATCTCAGCCACaaactccagcaccaccacaggctcATACCCAACATCCACAACCACCAGCTCAACAACCTAAACCATCTCCACAACATCCACAGCTGCCCCAACAATCCCAGCTGGCTTCGCAGTCCGACTCACAACACCAAGAAGCTCGGGCCCAACCACCAGATAGCCAACATGAAGAGGTGCCTCTGCAGGAACTGGCCCAGCAAGAACAAACTGAGGATGAACAATCCCAGCAGGAACAAGCTCTGCAGGAACAAGCCCAGCAAGAACAAGCTCAGCTGGAACAAGTTCAGCTGGAACAAGTTCAGCTGGAACAAGCTCAGCTGGAACAAGCTCGACAGGAGCAAGTCAAGCAGGAGCAAATCAAGCAGGAGCAAGTCAAGCAGGAACAAGCCCGACAGGAACAAGCCCGACAGGAACAAGCCCGGCAGGAACAAGCCCGGCAGGAACAAGCCCAGCAGGAACAAGCCCGGCAGGAACAAGCCCGGCAGGAGCAAGCCCAGCATGAGCAAACCCAGCAGGAACAAGCCCAGAAGGAGCAAGCCCAAGATGTACAAGTCAAGCAGGAACCAATACAGCTGGAGCAAACCCAACAGGAAGAAACTCAGCAGGAAGAAACCCAGCAGGAAGAAATGCAGCAGGAAGAAGCCCAGCAGGAAGAAAGTAAACAAGAACAAAATCAGCAAGTACAGATTAAACAGGAAGAAAATCAGAAAGTACAGATTAAACAGGAACAAAGTCAGCCGGTGCAGATTAAGCAGGAACAAAATCAGCAGGTGCAGATTAAGCAGGAACCTATTGAGGAGGAGCAGCAACCAACCAGTCACATTGTGGAGGAGGAAAGTGACAGCTTCAAACAAAAGTTAGTTGAGAATAACAATGCATACCAACACCAGGAAGACCTTTCCATTGCCACAAATAATACTCATCCCAAGAAACCTTTGTATAAAATTGGCCCTAGAAGTAGAACCCTTGCTGCTAAACAATATAGTCAAATAGATGATCTAGATGATTATAAATGTACCATAACAGTGCATGAAAATGGTTCGGTTAATGGTTATGGTGTTTTGCCCACTCATCCTCTGGCAATCAAAAGTAATTCCCAGTCTTGTGATTCATCCGATAGCGAAGTTAACAGTGAAGATGGTACTCCAACTTTTGTGCAGCTCAGACCTGCCAAGCGGCGTCGGAAAAGCCAGAGCCGTGAGGGAGTGTTCATTGGGCCGAAACGTATAAAGCAGGCTCGCCTTGTGCGCGAACGACAAGAACGTCGTCATCGTAGTCTCCAAGAACGGCTACGACAGACAGAATTAGAAGAAGAAATACAAGCAATAAGAGTGGAGAAATCGAGTGAGGAAGATGGTCCACTAGGCAACATGTTAGTTCAGTCATCCATAATCTTGGCAGATGCCCATATGGAGGAGCAAGATAATGTAGAACAATGCATTGCCTCGATCAAAGCCCATCAGCTGGCTATTAGCTCTTCAGAAAATAATAATGACCTAGAAAATTGTGATAAATCATCCTTAAATGCATCTGGACAAGTAATTGGAAAAAAATCTAAGAAATCACACACTAGTAAGGTGTTCCATAATGAAAACTCTGTGATCATCAAGCACCTTCCTCCCACAGTGTCTAAACGGAAACTTAGGGCCAAAGACTTTAAGTGGAGTCATTACATCAAATCTATGAGGTATTGGTGTAGTGACTGTGGCCATGGATTTAAAAACCAGAAGGAAGTTTCTTCGCATTCAGAAGACAAGTGCAAGTGGAATTGTCTCTACATGCTTGAGTGCTACGTCATTGTTAAAGATGTTCAGTCTCATCCACATTATGGACCCAAG